The following are encoded together in the Vigna unguiculata cultivar IT97K-499-35 chromosome 2, ASM411807v1, whole genome shotgun sequence genome:
- the LOC114174070 gene encoding probable NAD(P)H dehydrogenase subunit CRR3, chloroplastic, whose amino-acid sequence MFCVCSVSKPTVGSGNIPQITDSDSESLPTKRFSRRNRVPNEPPKPSVMQMQRIVGAGSFRDTEPLPLPGSDMRKTVMDLFLGQAMEGKVQKKMRETGEWVADNAEAKITSSRKGILLFMVQWMLPIWTILFLIAFGAIKLPFSSPFLDDLLM is encoded by the exons ATGTTTTGCGTGTGCAGTGTATCCAAACCCACAGTGGGGAGTGGGAACATTCCCCAAATCACTGATTCAGATTCAGAATCTCTTCCAACGAAACGTTTTTCCCGCCGAAACAGGGTTCCGAACGAGCCTCCGAAACCCTCCGTTATGCAGATGCAACGCATTGTCGGCGCCGGAAGCTTCAGAGACACCGAACCCCTTCCTCTACC AGGCTCCGACATGCGAAAGACGGTGATGGACTTGTTCCTGGGCCAAGCCATGGAAGGGAAAGTGCAGAAGAAGATGAGAGAGACCGGAGAGTGGGTCGCCGATAATGCCGAGGCCAAAATCACTTCTTCCA GAAAAGGAATCTTACTGTTCATGGTTCAATGGATGCTACCGATTTGGACAATATTATTCCTAATAGCTTTTGGTGCCATCAAATTACCGTTCAGCAGCCCCTTCCTTGATGATCTACTCATGTGA
- the LOC114173647 gene encoding uncharacterized protein LOC114173647 — MLASTLLPSSKLHPSHFVPPITVAEAPPRNRVAIFSKSTPKLAFVARATNDARDGAVDATSSPGVDAVTSTSSGLGDGYVALFVRMLGLDRDPLDREQAIIALWKYSLGGKKCIDTIMQFPGCINLVVNLLRSESSSACEAAAGLLRSLSSVNLYRNSVADSGAIEEINRLLRQSSLTPEVKEQSLTTLWNLSVDEKLWIKISKTEILPVAIKYLEDEDIKVQEAAGGILANLALSRVNHSIMVEAGVIPKLAKFLTSNLEGSKVLRKEARNTLLELFKDNDYKVLVMEEGLVPVPLIGAAAFKSFNPGLHLWPTLPDGTEIERTSRQPSRFGASELLLGLNIDDKNANLEEAKISAIVGRTQQQFLARVGALQMEEKIIPNSDCSNDQRFTLLPWMDGVARLALILELEDKSASIKAAESIATACINEHMRIAFREAGVIRHLIRLLNCDDEAVQLAVTQALERLSVSNIVCQVIEAEGVLGPLVSILKCSGTVGTIVEKSLSILARIFDATGVNGSEKAFGGAKSDCVSTGFSSTEQTVSKTFSRNDILDSVFISHLVEILKSSPPNLQEKAASVLEFVALTDPTLAPILSLDIESGLSSAFQQKILKISGNMESDAEDQFYEAYAIEFEEAGLAISAASRLLTILLDCEQFRNKINAPHFIDLLRGILRSNIPLRSKDWVAACLLKLSSLSGSITSVYPINVEVTLYETIPRLLEQIKTSFSPEAQETAVVELNRIISEGVVDSTDEAIISEGAISSLVMLLEEGSDRAVEASLAILHNLSMNNENHSALVAAGAVQVLKRIVLANRPHWERALLLLRILQP; from the exons ATGTTGGCCTCCACACTCCTACCTTCCTCCAAGCTCCACCCTTCTCATTTCGTTCCTCCCATCACCGTTGCAGAAGCTCCTCCGAGAAACAGAGTCGCAATCTTTTCCAAATCCACCCCCAAACTCGCTTTCGTTGCCAGGGCCACCAATGACGCTCGTGACGGCGCCGTTGACGCAACCTCTTCGCCG GGTGTTGATGCAGTAACAAGTACATCTTCTGGCCTTGGTGATGGTTATGTGGCCTTGTTTGTTCGTATGTTAGGCCTTGATCGTGATCCTTTGGATAGAGAACAAGCTATAATTGCCCTCTGGAAGTATTCACTCGGTGGAAAGAAGTGTATAGACACTATAATGCAGTTTCCTGGTTGTATTAATCTTGTTGTGAACCTCCTCAGATCAGAGTCTAGTTCAGCATGCGAGGCAGCTGCAGGCCTTCTGCGATCATTGTCTTCAGTCAATCTGTATAGAAATTCTGTAGCTGACAGTGGAGCGATAGAAGAGATAAACAGATTGCTGAGACAATCTTCCTTGACTCCTGAG GTAAAGGAGCAGAGTTTGACTACACTGTGGAATTTATCTGTTGATGAGAAGCTCTggattaaaatttcaaagactGAGATCCTTCCTGTAGCTATTaagtaccttgaagatgagGACATTAAAGTGCAGGAGGCTGCAGGGGGCATTTTGGCAAATTTAGCACTGAGCCGTGTTAACCACAGCATCATGGTTGAAGCGGGTGTTATACCGAAATTG GCAAAGTTCTTAACATCTAATCTGGAAGGATCTAAAGTTCTTAGGAAGGAAGCAAGGAACACATTGCTAGAACTTTTTAAGGACAATGATTATAAAGTTCTTGTTATGGAGGAAGGTCTGGTTCCTGTGCCATTAATTGGTGCTGCAGCCTTTAAGTCATTCAACCCAGGCTTACATTTGTGGCCCACATTACCTGATGGTACAGAAATTGAAAGGACCTCTAGACAGCCATCGCGATTTGGTGCTTCGGAATTACTTCTTGGATTAAATATTGATGACAAGAATGCTAACTTAGAGGAGGCAAAGATCAGTGCAATTGTTGGACGAACCCAACAACAATTCCTTGCTCGTGTTGGAGCCTtacaaatggaagaaaaaattaTACCTAATTCTGATTGCTCAAATGATCAGAGGTTTACACTTTTACCTTGGATGGATGGTGTTGCTCGTTTAGCACTGATATTAGAACTGGAAGACAAGTCTGCATCAATTAAGGCTGCAGAATCAATTGCCACTGCATGTATCAATGAACATATGCGTATTGCATTCAGGGAGGCTGGAGTAATTAGGCATTTAATAAGGCTTTTGAACTGTGATGACGAAGCAGTCCAGTTGGCGGTAACACAAGCTTTGGAAAGGCTGTCTGTTag CAATATTGTTTGCCAGGTAATTGAAGCTGAAGGGGTTTTAGGTCCTTTAGTTAGCATTTTGAAATGCTCGGGGACAGTGGGAACTATTGTGGAAAAG TCTTTGAGTATACTAGCAAGGATATTTGACGCAACTGGAG TTAATGGATCTGAAAAGGCATTTGGTGGAGCAAAAAGTGACTGTGTTTCAACCGGGTTTAGTAGTACTGAACAAACTGTATCAAAAACATTCTCAAG GAATGATATACTGGATTCTGTTTTCATTTCACACCTTGTTGAGATTCTGAAGTCCTCTCCCCCcaatttacaagaaaaagcTGCATCTGTGCTTGAGTTTGTGGCATTGACTGACCCAACTCTGGCCCCAATTTTATCTTTGGATATTGAATCTGGTCTCAGTTCTGCTTTTCAGcaaaagattttgaaaatttcag GGAACATGGAATCTGATGCAGAAGATCAGTTTTACGAAGCATATGCAATAGAATTTGAAGAAGCTGGTCTGGCAATATCTGCAGCATCGCGATTATTGACAATACTGCTCGATTGCGAGCAGTTCCGCAACAAAATAAATGCCCCCCACTTCATTGATTTGCTTCGCGGAATCCTCAGGTCCAATATTCCTCTCCGCAGCAAAGATTGGGTAGCTGCATGCCTCCTTAAACTGAGTTCTCTCTCTGGCTCCATCACCAGTGTCTATCCAATCAACGTGGAAGTTACACTTTACGAGACAATCCCAAGACTTCTAGAACAGATCAAAACTTCATTCTCCCCAGAAGCACAAGAAACGGCTGTGGTAGAACTCAATAGAATAATATCTGAAGGAGTGGTAGATTCCACAGACGAAGCTATTATTTCAGAGGGGGCAATAAGCTCATTGGTGATGCTGCTTGAAGAAGGTAGTGATAGGGCTGTTGAAGCAAGCTTGGCAATACTGCACAATCTGAGTATGAACAATGAGAACCATTCAGCACTGGTCGCTGCTGGAGCCGTGCAGGTCTTGAAAAGAATTGTTCTGGCAAACAGACCACACTGGGAACGGGCACTTCTTTTACTCAGGATTTTGCAACCGTGA